The Leguminivora glycinivorella isolate SPB_JAAS2020 chromosome 17, LegGlyc_1.1, whole genome shotgun sequence genome has a window encoding:
- the LOC125235398 gene encoding 39S ribosomal protein L17, mitochondrial, with protein MNQAEVAKLVSKLRIKIPAQPRKLRNSQGPEGRLNKLRKTVTGLIKHERIELNYNRADEARQYAERLISDAIRYGDCHKPTMEIADYWLLEKELVHKLFKVLVPRYENFDKSYTRMHKAPRAMNVRNQDKAVLELRGNPYPSLINKHGNNRQLIQNILLDAAKYDYRQSKYLEMAEKIGKSDEQGANTKVESAQEIGNKN; from the exons atgaaTCAAGCTGAGGTCGCTAAGTTAGTTTCTAAGTTAAGAATAAAAATACCAGCTCAACCCCGGAAGCTGAGAAACTCACAGGGTCCTGAAGgtagattaaataaattacGTAAAACGGTGACTGGTTTAATAAAACATGAACGTATCGAGTTAAATTACAACAGAGCAGATGAAGCCAGACAGTACGCAGAGAGG CTCATTTCGGACGCTATCAGATATGGCGATTGCCATAAACCGACTATGGAAATTGCGGACTACTGGCTTCTAGAGAAAGAATTGGTGCATAAACTTTTCAAAGTTCTGGTACCAAGATATGAAAATTTTGATAAGTCTTATACCAGGATGCACAAGGCGCCACGGGCTATGAATGTGAGGAATCAGGACAAAGCTGTTTTAGAGCTACGAGGAAATCCATACCCTAGTTTGATTAACAAACATGGCAACAACAGGCAACTGATACAGAATATACTGCTTGATGCAGCTAAATATGATTACCGTCAGTCAAAATACTTGGAAATGGCAGAAAAGATAGGCAAAAGTGACGAGCAGGGTGCAAATACTAAAGTTGAGTCAGCACAAGAAATTGGCAATAAAAATTAA